A single region of the bacterium genome encodes:
- the lpxB gene encoding lipid-A-disaccharide synthase, with protein sequence MPDQPVSASLHVFLACGEASGERYGAELVRALRARRPQTRFTALGGEILAAAGVEIVCERSALSIMGFGEVLAALPTLWRARRTLRRHLAGGGVDLCVPVDFPGFNLGLASHARHRGVPVFYLVAPQLWAWGGWRAGRLRRAADLVGTVLPFEPAFFRARGVPAVWLGHPLIEGYDKSVADRDRRAREARFISASSVLTVGLLPGSRRQELDMLLPLMLETVARLKSLAPHRSFRCVVSRAPGVREDALAPVRDAGADVSDAPLDQLLRELDLALVCSGTASLETALAGVPHAIAYRTSAFNHLVARRLVRIKRIGLANLVLDRELVREFVQDAATPDGLAQDLADWLTRGSRRARFASSVDALRETLGAPGVWNRAADAALSLVG encoded by the coding sequence ATGCCGGATCAGCCGGTCTCCGCATCCCTGCACGTCTTTCTCGCCTGCGGCGAGGCCAGCGGCGAGCGCTACGGCGCCGAACTGGTCCGCGCCCTGCGTGCGCGCCGCCCGCAAACCCGTTTTACGGCTCTCGGCGGGGAGATCCTCGCCGCGGCCGGTGTGGAGATCGTCTGCGAGCGGTCGGCGCTCTCGATCATGGGTTTCGGCGAGGTCCTGGCCGCCCTGCCCACCCTCTGGCGTGCGCGGCGGACGCTGCGGCGGCATCTGGCCGGCGGCGGCGTCGACCTCTGCGTGCCGGTCGATTTCCCCGGCTTCAACCTGGGACTCGCCTCCCACGCCCGGCATCGCGGCGTGCCCGTCTTCTACCTCGTGGCCCCGCAGCTCTGGGCCTGGGGAGGCTGGCGCGCAGGCAGATTGCGCCGCGCCGCGGATCTCGTCGGGACCGTGCTTCCCTTCGAGCCGGCTTTTTTCCGGGCGAGGGGCGTTCCCGCGGTCTGGCTGGGTCATCCCCTGATCGAGGGATACGACAAGTCGGTTGCCGACCGCGACAGGAGGGCCCGGGAAGCGCGCTTCATCTCGGCGTCGTCTGTCCTGACGGTCGGTCTGCTCCCGGGCAGCCGACGCCAGGAACTCGACATGCTCCTGCCCTTGATGCTGGAAACGGTGGCACGGTTGAAGAGTCTCGCTCCGCACCGTAGTTTCAGATGTGTCGTAAGCCGCGCCCCGGGCGTCCGCGAAGATGCGCTGGCTCCGGTGCGCGACGCCGGCGCAGATGTTTCGGACGCGCCCCTGGACCAGCTGCTGCGGGAACTGGACCTCGCCCTGGTCTGCAGCGGCACGGCTTCGCTGGAGACGGCTCTGGCGGGAGTCCCCCACGCGATCGCGTACCGGACGTCTGCCTTCAACCACCTGGTGGCCCGCCGGCTCGTGCGCATCAAGCGCATCGGACTGGCGAACCTGGTCCTCGATCGCGAACTGGTCCGCGAATTCGTGCAGGACGCGGCGACGCCGGACGGGCTGGCGCAGGATCTCGCCGACTGGTTGACCCGAGGCTCGCGACGGGCGCGTTTCGCCTCGAGCGTGGACGCGCTGCGCGAGACGCTCGGCGCTCCGGGCGTCTGGAACCGCGCCGCCGATGCCGCGCTTTCACTTGTCGGGTAG